One Castanea sativa cultivar Marrone di Chiusa Pesio chromosome 4, ASM4071231v1 DNA window includes the following coding sequences:
- the LOC142632089 gene encoding NAC domain-containing protein 54: protein MAPVGLPPGFRFHPTDEELVNYYLKRKINGQEIELDIIPEVDLYKCEPWELAEKSFLPSRDPEWYFFGPRDRKYPNGFRTNRATRAGYWKSTGKDRRVTCQSRPIGMKKTLVYYRGRAPQGIRTDWVMHEYRLDDKECEDPSGIQDTYALCRVFKKNGICSEIEEQGQCSLSLLESSQGVINEYETMSPDVTMASSSCLDEEDKDDSWMQFITDDAWCSSNAAVGGGGGGGGEEVSRVAFTN from the exons atggCACCGGTCGGACTACCTCCTGGCTTTAGGTTCCATCCGACCGACGAAGAGCTTGTGAATTATTATCTCAAGAGGAAAATCAACGGCCAAGAAATCGAACTTGACATTattcctgaggttgatctctaCAAATGCGAACCATGGGAGTTAGCAG AAAAATCATTTTTGCCAAGTAGAGACCCAGAATGGTACTTCTTTGGACCCCGGGATCGAAAATACCCAAATGGATTTAGAACAAATAGAGCAACTCGAGCTGGATATTGGAAGTCAACTGGAAAGGACAGAAGGGTTACATGCCAGAGCCGACCCATTGGAATGAAGAAGACGTTGGTTTACTACAGAGGACGAGCGCCTCAGGGGATTAGAACTGACTGGGTTATGCATGAATATCGCCTTGACGACAAGGAATGTGAGGACCCCTCCGGAATTCAG GATACGTATGCACTTTGTCGCGTGTTCAAGAAAAATGGAATCTGTTCTGAAATAGAAGAGCAAGGGCAATGTAGTTTATCATTACTTGAGAGCTCACAGGGTGTAATAAACGAGTATGAAACCATGTCTCCAGATGTTACCATGGCATCATCATCATGCTTGGATGAGGAAGACAAAGATGATTCGTGGATGCAGTTCATCACAGACGATGCATGGTGTTCTTCTAACGCAgctgtgggtggtggtggtggtggtggtggtgaagaagtCTCTCGCGTGGCATTCACAAATTAA
- the LOC142631734 gene encoding uncharacterized protein LOC142631734 isoform X1 has translation MTGNRKMKNKVKVSAILYHYPCPDGAFAALAAHLYFSATSLPALFFPNTVYNPIKPQNLPLHEYEIGDLYLLDFVGPSGFVQQLSSIVDRVVILDHHKTALSETSLLPPDNVSKVIDMERSGATIAFDYFKDKLINSNNRNHDDGHLGVYERVRPLFDYIEDGDLWRWRLLNSKAFNSGLKDLSIEYDVRSNPTLFQQLLGLDVESVITQGMLSLSHKQILIDDALNHSYQIALAAGRFGHCLAVDADSISELRSELGHQLATKSRNQNLRGIGAVVYRVPELENDQLLKISLRSVDSEDTTPISQEFGGGGHQNASSFLLSFAEFEQWKVCGTA, from the exons ATGACGGGGAATAGGAAGATGAAGAACAAGGTAAAGGTATCAGCAATACTGTATCACTACCCTTGTCCAGACGGCGCTTTCGCTGCATTGGCGGCTCACCTTTACTTCTCCGCCACATCGCTCCCTGCTCTCTTCTTTCCCAACACTGTCTACAATCCCATCAAACCTCAAAACCTTCCTCTCCATGAATATGAAATCGGTGATCTCTACCTCCTTGATTTCGTGGGTCCCTCCGGATTTGTCCAACAACTCTCCTCCATAGTTGACAGAGTTGTCATCTTGGACCATCACAAAACTGCGCTATCCGAAACTTCGCTTCTTCCTCCTGACAATGTGAGTAAGGTGATAGACATGGAGAGGAGTGGGGCCACCATtgcttttgattattttaaggataAGCTTATTAATAGTAATAATCGTAATCATGATGATGGTCATTTGGGTGTATATGAGCGTGTTAGGCCACTGTTCGATTACATTGAAGATGGAGATCTTTGGAGGTGGAGGCTTCTCAATAGCAAAGCTTTTAACAGTGGTTTGAAAGATTTGAGTATCGAATATGATGTTCGCTCAAACCCCACCTTGTTTCAACAG TTACTTGGCTTGGATGTGGAGTCTGTGATTACTCAAGGCATGTTGAGCTTATCACACAAGCAGATATTAATAGATGATGCTCTCAACCACTCTTATCAAATTGCCCTTGCTGCTGGACGTTTTGGACATTGCCTT GCTGTTGATGCAGACTCCATTTCAGAGTTGAGGAGTGAATTAGGGCACCAATTGGCTACCAAAAGTCGTAATCAAAATTTGAG GGGCATTGGAGCTGTTGTATACAGAGTCCCTGAGCTTGAAAATGACCAGTTGCTGAAAATAAGCCTTAGGAGTGTGGACAGTGAAGACACAACACCCATCTCACAG GAATTTGGAGGTGGTGGACATCAAAATGCCAGTTCTTTTTTGTTGAGCTTTGCAGAATTTGAGCAGTGGAAGGTTTGTGGAACTGCTTAA
- the LOC142631734 gene encoding uncharacterized protein LOC142631734 isoform X2, producing MTGNRKMKNKVKVSAILYHYPCPDGAFAALAAHLYFSATSLPALFFPNTVYNPIKPQNLPLHEYEIGDLYLLDFVGPSGFVQQLSSIVDRVVILDHHKTALSETSLLPPDNVSKVIDMERSGATIAFDYFKDKLINSNNRNHDDGHLGVYERVRPLFDYIEDGDLWRWRLLNSKAFNSGLKDLSIEYDVRSNPTLFQQLLGLDVESVITQGMLSLSHKQILIDDALNHSYQIALAAGRFGHCLAVDADSISELRSELGHQLATKSRNQNLRNLEVVDIKMPVLFC from the exons ATGACGGGGAATAGGAAGATGAAGAACAAGGTAAAGGTATCAGCAATACTGTATCACTACCCTTGTCCAGACGGCGCTTTCGCTGCATTGGCGGCTCACCTTTACTTCTCCGCCACATCGCTCCCTGCTCTCTTCTTTCCCAACACTGTCTACAATCCCATCAAACCTCAAAACCTTCCTCTCCATGAATATGAAATCGGTGATCTCTACCTCCTTGATTTCGTGGGTCCCTCCGGATTTGTCCAACAACTCTCCTCCATAGTTGACAGAGTTGTCATCTTGGACCATCACAAAACTGCGCTATCCGAAACTTCGCTTCTTCCTCCTGACAATGTGAGTAAGGTGATAGACATGGAGAGGAGTGGGGCCACCATtgcttttgattattttaaggataAGCTTATTAATAGTAATAATCGTAATCATGATGATGGTCATTTGGGTGTATATGAGCGTGTTAGGCCACTGTTCGATTACATTGAAGATGGAGATCTTTGGAGGTGGAGGCTTCTCAATAGCAAAGCTTTTAACAGTGGTTTGAAAGATTTGAGTATCGAATATGATGTTCGCTCAAACCCCACCTTGTTTCAACAG TTACTTGGCTTGGATGTGGAGTCTGTGATTACTCAAGGCATGTTGAGCTTATCACACAAGCAGATATTAATAGATGATGCTCTCAACCACTCTTATCAAATTGCCCTTGCTGCTGGACGTTTTGGACATTGCCTT GCTGTTGATGCAGACTCCATTTCAGAGTTGAGGAGTGAATTAGGGCACCAATTGGCTACCAAAAGTCGTAATCAAAATTTGAG GAATTTGGAGGTGGTGGACATCAAAATGCCAGTTCTTTTTTGTTGA